The Flavobacteriales bacterium genome segment TCGCGCAATACTTCTTCAATAAAAGCGAACAAAAACGGAGAGTGAACGGCATAGCGGGTTTTTGCCGTAAATCGGTACTTGATGTATTTCCAAAAAAGTATTAAGTTTCGCAAAAGATTCAATTTAATGAGAATGCTTATCCTGTTGCCTTTTGCAATAATACTAAGTAATTGCGCATTGGCACAGCAAAACAAAAAGAAGATGGAAAATCCGGTTATTTTGGTGATTCATGGCGGAGCAGGTACAATACTGAAAGAGAATATGTCGCCCGAAAAAGAAAAAGCCTACACCGATAAACTCAGCGAAGCGTTGCGTGAAGGATATAAGGTCTTGCAGGACAGTGGTACTTCTCTTCAAGCGGTGCAAGCTGCCATTATGGTGATGGAGGATAGTCCGCTGTTTAATGCAGGAAAAGGATCGGTGTTTACCAATGACGAAAAAATTGAAATGGATGCTGCCATTATGAATGGCGAAAATTTAAAGGCGGGTGCGGTTACCGGTGTTCGCACAGTGAAAAATCCGATAAAGGCGGCCTATGCGGTGATGACCCATAGCGAACATGTAATGCTCGTTGGTGAAGGAGCGGATGTTTTTGCTGGAAAAAACGGATGCGAAATAGTAGATACGTCGTATTTTTTCGATCAGAACAGATTTAATCAATTACAGAAAGTAAAAGAACAGGAAAAAGCGGTATTGGACCACGATGGCGAACATGGAATGCATGTAGATAGTTCGGCCATTGAATTTAATGTCGATTTAAATCCCGATAAAAAATATGGCACGGTGGGAGCAGTGGCATTGGATGTGTATGGAAATCTT includes the following:
- a CDS encoding isoaspartyl peptidase/L-asparaginase, with amino-acid sequence MRMLILLPFAIILSNCALAQQNKKKMENPVILVIHGGAGTILKENMSPEKEKAYTDKLSEALREGYKVLQDSGTSLQAVQAAIMVMEDSPLFNAGKGSVFTNDEKIEMDAAIMNGENLKAGAVTGVRTVKNPIKAAYAVMTHSEHVMLVGEGADVFAGKNGCEIVDTSYFFDQNRFNQLQKVKEQEKAVLDHDGEHGMHVDSSAIEFNVDLNPDKKYGTVGAVALDVYGNLAAGTSTGGMTNKRYGRVGDAPIIGAGTYANNTTCAISCTGHGEFFIRNVVAYDVSALMEYKNYSLQKAAHYVVQEKLESQGGKGGLIGLDKHGNYVMEFNTPGMYRGVIRKDGTIEVGIYK